Proteins encoded within one genomic window of Ignavibacteriota bacterium:
- a CDS encoding PorV/PorQ family protein → MKTLRSLTVVCAIAGMLVVLGVQEPVSAQSKVGTTAAQFLGISVGPRAIAMGSAFVASNDDATSLYWNPGAFQQAGTSQLTFSNTDWLVGTKFRWFGLMLNLGSENAVGISLTQLDYGEEDVTTVGSPNGTGERWSAQDLAIGLSYCRRLTDRFSMGGTVKYVEQRIWNESASAFAFDLGLLFVTGFNDMRLGVSMSNFGGEMTLAGRDLLERVDIDPLNSGSNKALVGNLKTDAWAIPLLFRVGVAMDAYKDDMFRLTVAADALRPNDNDESVNVGGEFAFNDMVFLRGGYKSVFGNGLEEGLSLGAGVKYTADGIGALEVDYAYTKFGLFGNINTIALAISF, encoded by the coding sequence ATGAAAACACTCCGTAGTCTGACCGTGGTGTGCGCGATCGCCGGAATGCTGGTCGTCCTGGGTGTACAGGAGCCGGTGTCCGCACAGAGCAAAGTCGGGACCACCGCCGCGCAGTTCCTGGGCATCTCGGTGGGTCCGCGGGCCATTGCCATGGGCAGTGCCTTCGTGGCGTCCAACGACGACGCCACATCGTTGTACTGGAACCCCGGCGCCTTCCAGCAGGCCGGCACGTCCCAACTCACATTTTCGAACACCGACTGGCTCGTCGGCACGAAGTTCCGCTGGTTCGGCCTGATGCTGAATCTCGGCAGTGAAAATGCCGTCGGGATAAGCCTGACACAGCTCGACTATGGCGAGGAAGATGTCACGACCGTCGGGTCGCCGAACGGCACCGGTGAGCGGTGGTCGGCGCAGGACCTGGCCATTGGGCTGTCCTACTGCCGCCGTCTGACGGACCGGTTCTCGATGGGTGGGACGGTGAAGTATGTGGAGCAGCGCATCTGGAACGAGAGTGCAAGTGCCTTCGCGTTCGATCTCGGGTTGCTGTTCGTCACGGGCTTCAACGATATGCGGCTCGGTGTGTCGATGTCGAATTTCGGGGGCGAGATGACATTGGCCGGGCGCGACCTGCTCGAGCGGGTGGACATCGATCCGCTGAATTCGGGATCGAACAAAGCTCTTGTCGGGAATCTGAAGACCGATGCCTGGGCCATCCCGTTGTTGTTCCGTGTCGGTGTTGCGATGGATGCGTACAAGGATGACATGTTCCGGCTGACGGTTGCCGCGGATGCACTGCGGCCGAACGACAATGATGAATCGGTGAACGTCGGTGGCGAGTTCGCATTCAACGATATGGTCTTCCTCCGGGGCGGGTACAAGTCGGTGTTCGGCAACGGCCTGGAAGAGGGGCTGTCGCTCGGCGCGGGGGTGAAGTACACGGCCGACGGGATCGGTGCGCTCGAGGTCGACTATGCATACACGAAATTCGGACTGTTCGGCAACATCAATACGATCGCATTGGCAATTTCATTCTAA